In the Candidatus Moraniibacteriota bacterium genome, one interval contains:
- the pilM gene encoding type IV pilus assembly protein PilM encodes MFNFFRKNYFLGIDFGTSAVKIVELTLKNQKAHLVNYGWIELGLSLDSNGKEVKLLSFDDKLKIRLKDLVKRMELKSNSAYVSMPGFSGLVVLIDFPAMKREELEKAIQFEAHKYIPTPLSEISLGWDFVSKEEENELLGKKNPARKVQVLLVAAPNKEVARYESIVRGTGLAVKAIELETFSLARSLVGDDLGTFLIIDIGARATNIMLVDKGIVKVNRNIDAGGNEVTNTIADSINISKQRAEAFKKEGKDLLNSKESSIIIPTLEMIANESLRIISAYRERGRDARIDGVILSGGSAKLKGIDEYFSKTLEIRSSLGNPWKKIIVSEQLSSVVKKMGTSYSVALGLALRGIEEYQRS; translated from the coding sequence ATGTTTAATTTTTTTAGAAAGAATTATTTTTTAGGTATTGACTTCGGGACTTCGGCTGTCAAAATAGTTGAACTGACGCTCAAAAACCAGAAGGCGCACCTTGTTAATTACGGGTGGATTGAGCTCGGCTTATCCCTTGATAGCAATGGAAAAGAAGTAAAACTTCTCTCTTTTGATGATAAGCTGAAGATTCGCCTCAAAGATCTGGTTAAGCGGATGGAACTAAAGTCCAATTCGGCTTATGTTTCCATGCCGGGCTTTAGTGGGCTGGTCGTTCTTATTGATTTCCCGGCCATGAAGCGGGAAGAACTGGAAAAAGCCATCCAGTTCGAAGCCCACAAATACATTCCTACTCCTCTTAGTGAAATTTCTCTCGGGTGGGACTTTGTTTCTAAGGAAGAAGAAAACGAACTGCTGGGAAAGAAAAATCCCGCTCGAAAAGTCCAGGTTTTATTGGTAGCGGCTCCCAACAAAGAGGTAGCTCGCTATGAAAGCATCGTTCGCGGTACAGGGCTGGCTGTTAAAGCCATAGAACTCGAAACGTTTTCTCTGGCCCGATCCCTGGTAGGCGATGATTTGGGAACTTTCTTAATTATTGACATTGGCGCCCGGGCAACCAATATTATGCTGGTGGATAAGGGAATCGTCAAAGTTAACCGGAACATTGACGCCGGGGGCAATGAAGTTACTAACACGATTGCCGACAGCATAAATATCTCCAAGCAGCGGGCGGAGGCATTCAAGAAAGAAGGGAAGGATCTTTTAAACAGCAAGGAGTCGTCTATTATTATTCCAACGCTGGAGATGATTGCCAATGAATCACTGCGCATTATTTCCGCCTACCGCGAGAGAGGCAGAGACGCAAGAATAGACGGAGTTATTCTTTCAGGTGGATCGGCAAAACTGAAAGGTATTGATGAATATTTTTCTAAAACCTTGGAAATTCGTTCTTCGCTGGGCAATCCGTGGAAGAAAATTATTGTTAGTGAACAACTGTCTTCCGTAGTTAAAAAAATGGGAACATCCTATTCAGTGGCTCTGGGATTGGCTCTGCGAGGCATTGAGGAATATCAGCGAAGCTGA
- a CDS encoding GspE/PulE family protein, with protein MNFSQRVAKKNNKRQAGSSLLQEGSIEERAKAFGVLFLPEAPNKIEKKVINLIPEDVAREQHLAAFEKKERLLKVAMVNPQDIEALNILRFITEKEKLEIEIYLISLQTFQDIIAQYSSTEKAVEEVIQSLKEEVEDFRLKREPVGGRIEEVIQDAPVSKLVQVIINHAIDGRASDVHIEPMDENYRVRFRMDGVLHSSLVLPKEVGKVIVSRIKILSNLKIDERRKPQDGRFKVKEQGRTIDFRVSTLPVIDGEKVVIRVLDREEGLLDFGVLGLIGRNMEILNKRIREPYGIILITGPTGSGKSTTLYAFLQVLNQEERNIITLEDPIEYYIEGVNQSQIKPEIGYTFASGLRSILRQDPNIIMVGEIRDGETAELAIHAALTGHLVFSTLHTNNSIGAIPRLVDMGIEPFLLSASLSVVAAQRLARKICPNCKEEISVPHGVAERIRKELEEIPPEEVAKYDLDLSQGIKFYQGKGCDLCNNVGLKGRMAVFEALEIDQRLQEVISEEKGGEAGIRKEAKRQKMITMRQDGILKVLKGITTLAEMERVTGGSLTVGGDVDDDQG; from the coding sequence ATGAATTTTTCCCAGCGCGTTGCTAAAAAAAATAACAAGAGACAGGCAGGCAGCAGCTTGCTTCAAGAAGGGTCAATAGAGGAAAGAGCTAAGGCCTTTGGAGTTTTGTTTTTGCCTGAAGCGCCGAATAAAATTGAAAAAAAAGTTATCAATTTAATTCCTGAAGACGTGGCGCGGGAACAGCATCTGGCAGCGTTTGAGAAGAAGGAGCGCCTGCTTAAAGTAGCCATGGTCAATCCCCAGGATATCGAAGCACTCAATATCCTGCGTTTCATTACCGAAAAAGAGAAGTTAGAGATAGAGATATATTTGATCTCCCTTCAAACATTTCAGGATATCATCGCCCAATATAGCAGCACGGAGAAAGCGGTTGAAGAAGTGATCCAATCGCTCAAAGAAGAAGTCGAGGACTTTCGATTAAAAAGGGAGCCAGTCGGAGGCCGAATTGAAGAAGTCATTCAAGATGCCCCGGTCTCAAAACTCGTCCAGGTAATTATCAATCACGCGATTGACGGACGGGCTAGTGACGTTCACATCGAACCAATGGATGAAAATTACCGCGTGCGCTTCCGGATGGACGGCGTGCTTCACTCCTCTCTGGTGTTGCCGAAAGAGGTTGGGAAAGTCATTGTGTCGCGAATCAAGATCCTTTCCAATTTAAAAATCGATGAAAGGAGAAAACCGCAAGACGGCCGCTTTAAAGTTAAGGAACAAGGGAGGACAATTGACTTCAGGGTCTCAACTCTTCCGGTCATCGACGGCGAGAAAGTGGTGATTCGAGTGCTGGACAGGGAAGAAGGACTGCTTGATTTCGGAGTGCTGGGACTGATCGGAAGAAATATGGAGATTTTAAACAAAAGAATCCGGGAGCCGTACGGAATTATTCTTATCACCGGCCCCACCGGCTCGGGAAAATCAACGACTCTTTACGCTTTTTTACAAGTGCTCAATCAGGAAGAAAGAAACATCATAACTCTGGAGGATCCCATAGAATACTACATCGAGGGAGTCAATCAAAGCCAGATAAAGCCGGAAATCGGCTATACCTTTGCCAGCGGCCTGCGTTCAATATTGCGCCAGGATCCCAACATTATCATGGTGGGAGAAATCAGAGATGGTGAAACAGCGGAGCTCGCCATTCACGCGGCTCTCACCGGGCACCTGGTTTTTTCCACTCTCCATACCAATAATTCAATTGGCGCCATACCCCGGCTGGTAGACATGGGAATTGAGCCCTTTCTTTTGTCGGCCTCTCTAAGCGTGGTGGCGGCTCAGCGGCTGGCAAGAAAAATCTGCCCCAACTGCAAGGAAGAAATTAGCGTTCCTCATGGAGTGGCAGAGCGCATTCGAAAAGAACTGGAAGAAATTCCTCCGGAAGAAGTCGCGAAATACGACCTGGATTTATCGCAAGGCATAAAATTTTATCAAGGGAAAGGATGCGATCTTTGCAACAACGTAGGACTGAAGGGAAGAATGGCTGTCTTTGAGGCGCTGGAGATAGATCAACGCCTTCAGGAGGTTATTTCCGAAGAGAAAGGCGGAGAAGCAGGAATCCGAAAAGAAGCCAAGAGACAAAAAATGATTACAATGAGACAAGATGGAATTCTCAAGGTTCTCAAGGGAATTACTACTTTGGCGGAAATGGAAAGAGTGACAGGAGGAAGTTTGACGGTGGGGGGAGATGTGGACGATGACCAGGGATAG
- a CDS encoding ComF family protein, whose amino-acid sequence MLAKIKKFILDTLFPVSCLSCGKPDEWICEECFSKIPSLRDQVCPWCEKIPTPEGRVCFACRKKSSLDGLLVASSYQNKLVAAAVHHYKYHFLENLSLPLGRILIQAILDSGSPLPDMIVPVPLHPRRLRWRGFNQAGLLADYLSSNLTPGFAIPVFNNLIVRQRYTPPQMKIKNYSRRNKNIENAFGINKKEYGKKFLESKHILLVDDIATTGATLFECASVLKKAGAKVVFATVIARQEYSKK is encoded by the coding sequence ATGCTGGCGAAGATAAAAAAATTCATTCTGGACACTTTATTTCCCGTTTCCTGCCTCTCCTGCGGAAAACCTGATGAGTGGATATGCGAGGAATGCTTTTCTAAAATCCCGTCGCTTCGCGACCAGGTTTGTCCCTGGTGCGAAAAAATTCCCACTCCCGAAGGACGGGTGTGTTTTGCCTGCCGGAAAAAATCCTCGCTGGACGGCCTGCTGGTCGCTTCTTCTTATCAAAATAAGCTAGTAGCCGCCGCGGTCCATCACTACAAGTATCATTTTCTAGAAAATCTCTCCCTTCCGCTGGGAAGAATTCTCATCCAGGCAATCTTAGATTCTGGGTCTCCCCTTCCGGATATGATCGTTCCGGTTCCGCTTCACCCGCGGCGCCTGCGCTGGCGTGGATTCAACCAGGCCGGACTCCTGGCTGATTATTTAAGTTCCAATTTAACGCCGGGTTTTGCCATTCCGGTTTTCAATAATTTAATTGTCCGCCAGCGCTACACTCCGCCCCAGATGAAAATAAAAAACTATTCCCGAAGAAATAAGAACATCGAAAATGCTTTCGGCATAAATAAAAAAGAGTATGGAAAAAAATTTTTAGAGAGTAAACATATTCTGCTTGTCGATGACATCGCCACCACCGGAGCAACTCTTTTTGAATGTGCCAGCGTTTTGAAAAAAGCCGGCGCAAAAGTTGTTTTCGCCACTGTGATTGCCAGACAGGAATATTCAAAAAAGTGA
- the recG gene encoding ATP-dependent DNA helicase RecG → MITLETPLKNLPRIGPKYVKNLKKLGIATVGDLLFHFPFRYDDYSKILPVSSSSRGDTVTVEGEIIESRTTRTWKRKMFLTEILLKDDSGTIRALWFNQPYLAENLTEGKKIRISGKITGDASGLYFSNPAWELASRAPTNTGRLVPVYPETEGVTSRWLRWQIQFLLKFNFRISDPVPEKILKKLNLPGTDKAINYIHFPDTLDHALVAQKRFAFEEMFLVQLKSLQIRSSWQKEQAVKIKFNEKLIKNFVKKLPFKLTDAQRKSAFEILKDLEKSRPMNRLLNGDVGSGKTVVAAVASLQAINKGYQVAIMAPTEVLARQHFDSFIKLFSSYKINIGLLTNSYKMITCHPELVSGSNNKMLKHLPASLCEALQAGVQHDTRTNLLKKIQSSQINLVIGTHALIQEDIRFKNLALIIVDEQHRFGVTQRAYLQQKSSEINDGLPEKIPHFLTMTATPIPRTLALAFFGNLDISILDEMPAERKKIITGIVNPVERNKTYEFIRAEIKKGRQCFIILPLVEESEILTEVKAAVQEYERLSREIFSDLKLGLIHGRLKADEKEKVMREFAGKKIDILVATPVVEVGIDIPNATAMIIEDADRFGLSQLHQFRGRIGRGKYQSYCFLFTSSNSSNVRARLKALVESEDGFKIAEKDLELRGPGEFFGTRQSGLPDIAMENLANVRLIQIAREEAQELLKSDPPLKNYPYLKKALQKFEQEIHLE, encoded by the coding sequence ATGATTACTCTTGAAACTCCTCTCAAAAATCTCCCCCGCATCGGTCCGAAATATGTTAAAAACCTGAAAAAACTCGGCATCGCGACTGTCGGAGATCTGCTTTTCCATTTTCCTTTCCGCTATGATGACTACTCCAAAATCTTGCCGGTTTCTTCTTCTTCCCGGGGCGATACAGTAACCGTTGAGGGAGAAATCATTGAAAGCCGGACTACCCGCACCTGGAAACGAAAAATGTTTTTGACTGAAATCCTGCTCAAAGATGATTCCGGAACTATCCGGGCTTTGTGGTTCAATCAGCCGTATCTGGCCGAAAACTTGACTGAAGGAAAAAAGATCAGGATCAGCGGAAAAATAACAGGCGACGCCAGCGGACTTTACTTTTCCAATCCGGCTTGGGAACTGGCTTCGCGCGCTCCTACTAACACCGGTCGGCTGGTGCCGGTCTATCCGGAAACTGAAGGCGTAACCTCGCGCTGGCTCCGCTGGCAAATCCAATTTCTCCTAAAGTTCAACTTTAGGATAAGCGATCCGGTACCGGAAAAAATTCTCAAGAAATTAAATCTTCCGGGAACAGACAAGGCCATAAATTACATCCATTTTCCCGACACACTTGACCACGCTCTCGTCGCCCAAAAAAGATTCGCTTTCGAAGAAATGTTTTTGGTACAGCTTAAGTCCCTGCAAATTCGTTCCAGCTGGCAAAAAGAGCAGGCGGTAAAAATCAAATTTAATGAAAAGCTGATTAAGAATTTTGTAAAAAAACTTCCTTTCAAACTCACCGACGCCCAGCGAAAATCAGCTTTTGAAATCCTGAAAGACCTCGAAAAATCCCGGCCAATGAACCGGCTGCTTAACGGCGACGTGGGATCGGGCAAGACAGTCGTAGCCGCCGTTGCTTCTTTGCAGGCGATTAACAAGGGATATCAAGTCGCTATTATGGCACCGACCGAGGTTTTGGCTAGGCAGCATTTTGATAGTTTTATTAAGTTATTCTCCAGTTACAAAATAAATATTGGACTTCTTACAAATTCATATAAGATGATAACTTGTCATCCCGAACTTGTTTCGGGATCTAATAATAAGATGCTGAAACACCTGCCCGCATCGCTATGCGAAGCATTGCAGGCGGGAGTTCAGCATGATACCAGAACAAATCTCCTCAAAAAAATCCAATCCAGCCAAATTAATCTTGTCATAGGCACTCACGCCCTTATTCAAGAAGATATCCGTTTCAAAAATCTGGCTTTAATTATTGTTGATGAACAGCACCGCTTCGGCGTCACCCAGCGGGCTTATTTGCAACAGAAATCTTCTGAAATAAACGACGGGCTTCCGGAAAAAATCCCTCACTTCTTAACTATGACCGCCACTCCCATACCCCGCACTCTGGCTCTGGCTTTTTTTGGAAATTTAGATATCTCAATCCTGGACGAAATGCCCGCCGAGCGCAAAAAAATAATCACCGGGATTGTCAATCCTGTTGAAAGAAATAAAACTTATGAATTCATTCGTGCTGAAATTAAAAAAGGCCGCCAGTGTTTTATTATCCTGCCTTTAGTGGAAGAGTCAGAAATACTAACTGAAGTGAAAGCGGCTGTTCAGGAATATGAGCGGCTGTCCCGAGAAATTTTTTCTGATCTTAAGCTCGGCCTTATTCACGGCCGGCTAAAGGCCGATGAAAAGGAAAAGGTGATGCGGGAGTTTGCCGGGAAAAAAATTGACATCTTGGTTGCCACTCCGGTTGTGGAAGTAGGAATTGACATTCCCAACGCCACCGCGATGATTATTGAGGACGCTGACCGCTTTGGATTATCCCAGCTCCACCAATTCAGGGGAAGAATCGGCCGGGGCAAATACCAGTCATACTGCTTTTTATTCACCAGCAGCAATTCTTCAAATGTCAGAGCAAGATTGAAGGCGCTGGTTGAAAGTGAAGACGGCTTTAAGATAGCCGAGAAAGATTTGGAACTTCGCGGTCCGGGAGAATTTTTCGGCACCCGCCAGTCGGGCCTTCCTGACATCGCCATGGAAAATCTGGCTAACGTTCGCCTTATCCAAATCGCCCGCGAAGAAGCGCAGGAATTGCTTAAATCTGATCCGCCGTTAAAAAATTATCCCTACCTTAAAAAAGCTTTGCAAAAATTTGAGCAAGAAATTCATTTGGAATGA